From Ignavibacteriales bacterium, one genomic window encodes:
- a CDS encoding Gfo/Idh/MocA family oxidoreductase, whose translation MLNIHKRIIRRLRWGVAGCGSFTENAFIPTLQLMPKSKLISLYSSDINRAKTLADKFGAQFAFNNYSEFLKSDIDCVYIGSANINHYYQVIEAAKSGKHIHCEKPLAINFEQTKEMVEVCQANNVLLSVNYVHRFHPIVVKAKEIIEKGMLGKIVSISVNFNMDYMPNENFRFKKELSGGGALRDVGTHMIDLLRFFGGEILEIQGVMDNIIYKSEVDDFAAAIVKFEKGGYGQFNVSYNTKKAFNRVEILGYKGCISIENLIGKRTSPCKLIIDLNGEGKKAFRKRGNKLLYTLRAIQKSFLNNQPLPITGKDGMINMKLMEELERKCLYGKN comes from the coding sequence ATGTTAAATATTCATAAAAGAATTATACGAAGATTAAGATGGGGTGTTGCCGGCTGTGGCAGTTTTACAGAAAATGCTTTCATTCCAACTTTGCAATTGATGCCAAAGAGTAAATTGATTTCGCTATACAGTTCAGATATTAACAGAGCTAAGACTTTGGCAGATAAATTTGGAGCGCAATTTGCGTTTAATAATTATTCTGAATTTCTAAAAAGCGACATAGATTGTGTTTACATTGGAAGTGCTAATATAAATCACTACTACCAGGTTATTGAAGCTGCCAAATCGGGTAAACATATTCATTGCGAAAAACCTTTGGCAATAAATTTTGAACAAACAAAAGAAATGGTTGAGGTCTGCCAGGCAAATAATGTTTTGTTGTCGGTTAATTATGTTCACCGCTTTCATCCAATAGTTGTTAAAGCAAAGGAAATAATTGAAAAAGGAATGCTGGGTAAAATTGTTTCAATAAGTGTAAACTTTAATATGGATTATATGCCCAATGAAAATTTTAGATTCAAAAAAGAATTAAGCGGTGGTGGAGCACTTAGAGATGTCGGCACTCATATGATTGATCTTTTAAGGTTTTTTGGTGGTGAGATTTTGGAAATCCAGGGAGTTATGGATAACATTATTTATAAAAGTGAAGTAGATGATTTTGCGGCAGCAATAGTTAAATTTGAAAAAGGCGGGTATGGGCAATTTAACGTTTCCTATAATACAAAGAAGGCGTTTAATAGAGTTGAAATACTTGGCTATAAAGGTTGTATCAGTATAGAAAATTTAATTGGTAAAAGAACTTCTCCGTGTAAGCTGATTATAGATTTAAATGGAGAAGGTAAAAAAGCATTCAGGAAAAGAGGAAATAAGTTACTTTATACTTTACGTGCTATACAAAAATCTTTTTTAAATAATCAACCACTTCCTATTACCGGAAAGGATGGAATGATAAATATGAAATTGATGGAAGAACTTGAGAGAAAATGTCTTTACGGAAAGAACTAA
- a CDS encoding methylenetetrahydrofolate reductase, whose amino-acid sequence MKVVEHLARSTNPLISFEIIPPQRGGDIKGLLGIIDAISKYNPPFIDITSHAAEVIYEETPQGIQRRIKRKRPGTLGICALIQNKYNIDAVPHILCQGFTREETEDFLIELLYLGIDNVLAIRGDENNYKKPLHSGRSANIYAVDLVKQISALNKGKYLEEGLLDAKPMDFCIGVGGYPEKHFESPNIKIDIKFTKEKIEAGAGYIVTQMFYDNGKFFKYLELCKEEGINAPIIPGLKIITSKSQLVNIPRNFYIDIPEDLAMEVSNAKPEHVIEIGVEWAYKQVEELLNRKVAGVHFYIMQSSKPILKLMEKLNL is encoded by the coding sequence ATGAAAGTAGTAGAACATCTTGCTCGATCAACAAATCCGCTCATCAGCTTTGAGATTATACCTCCTCAGCGAGGCGGTGATATTAAAGGATTGCTTGGAATTATTGATGCAATTTCAAAATACAATCCTCCATTTATAGACATTACAAGTCACGCGGCTGAAGTTATCTATGAAGAAACACCCCAGGGTATTCAGCGAAGGATAAAACGAAAGCGACCGGGTACACTTGGTATTTGTGCCTTGATTCAAAATAAATATAATATTGATGCCGTGCCGCATATTTTATGTCAGGGTTTTACACGAGAGGAAACAGAAGATTTTTTAATAGAGCTTCTGTACCTTGGGATTGATAATGTTCTTGCAATCCGCGGAGATGAGAACAATTATAAAAAACCGCTTCATTCCGGCAGGAGTGCAAACATATATGCAGTTGATTTGGTAAAACAAATTTCCGCACTTAACAAAGGAAAATATTTAGAGGAAGGTCTGTTGGATGCTAAACCAATGGACTTTTGTATTGGTGTAGGCGGATATCCTGAAAAACATTTTGAGTCACCTAATATTAAAATTGATATTAAATTTACCAAAGAAAAAATTGAAGCTGGTGCAGGGTATATTGTTACTCAGATGTTTTATGACAATGGTAAATTTTTCAAATACCTTGAACTATGCAAAGAGGAAGGAATTAACGCACCGATAATTCCAGGATTAAAAATTATAACATCCAAATCTCAGTTAGTTAATATTCCACGCAACTTCTATATTGATATTCCGGAAGATCTTGCTATGGAAGTTAGTAATGCTAAGCCTGAACATGTAATTGAGATTGGTGTAGAATGGGCATACAAACAGGTAGAAGAATTATTAAACAGAAAAGTAGCAGGTGTTCATTTTTATATTATGCAGAGCTCCAAACCAATTTTAAAATTGATGGAGAAGTTGAATCTATAA
- a CDS encoding penicillin acylase family protein, translating into MANWFKLSIGIFVSTVVLISAGIFLFYLLLQHSLPDYNGEKDFPGLSNKVEIYRDDYGIPYIFSQTDEDAAFALGYVHAQERLFQMDIARRAGEGKLSEIFGSKTLAFDMMFKTIGMDRVATQVLKQLNRETKNILEAYSEGVNAYIQEYKGMYAFEFDVLQYDPEPWKPEQSLLIGKLMAWELNISWWTDIAFSNLVQSLGEEKVKEILPDYPENAPTIIPSAISSYSKITTGLIDVEKSFRTFMGFKGTHIGSNNWVVNATKSASGKPIIANDPHLAFQAPGKWYAAVIRGKDWKTEGVTLPGIPAIVIGKNQNISWVLTNVMADDADFYNEHIDSTGKKYLFNGNWMDLKTFDYRIHVKDSSVVKITVKETHRGPIVSDIHLLNKNYPVKNGSQAVMSMRWTGLDISNELPAFYSINKAKNWIEFKEALKNFSSPGQNFVYADKEGNIGYVCAAKLPIRNSVSPTFIYDGSTDINDWKGFVPFEQMPTLYNPPENFIATANNKTVKNFPYHISNLWEPPSRITRINELLNSKPKLSINDFKNFQMDFISPYAREITPFILSAFQDIKITDINLNLALELLKKWNFAMDEFSQVPAIYNVFFNYLLQNIFEDEMGKNLFQQYIFIANVPYRTVAKLLKENSSTWFDNTKTPKSESRDDIIRKSLADALTFLERKYGSNLADWQWGNLHQVVHKHMFHGKISALDNYIDVGPYNVGGDGTTIFNTEYSFNQPYENILGPSMRYLFDFSKPEEFQLILPTGESGNIFSNHYKDMSRMWLTGKYITINTNEDHIRNAGYKLLILK; encoded by the coding sequence GTTTCTACAGTAGTTTTAATTTCTGCCGGCATATTCCTTTTCTATCTTCTATTGCAGCATTCTTTACCGGATTACAATGGTGAAAAGGATTTTCCTGGTTTATCAAACAAAGTTGAAATATACCGGGATGATTATGGAATTCCATATATTTTCTCGCAGACTGATGAAGATGCTGCATTTGCATTAGGATACGTTCATGCTCAGGAAAGATTATTTCAGATGGATATTGCAAGACGAGCTGGTGAAGGTAAGTTGAGTGAAATCTTTGGCTCTAAAACTCTTGCATTCGATATGATGTTTAAAACTATTGGAATGGATAGAGTTGCAACGCAGGTTCTGAAACAATTAAATCGAGAAACTAAAAATATATTAGAAGCCTATTCAGAAGGTGTGAATGCATATATCCAGGAATACAAAGGAATGTACGCTTTTGAGTTCGATGTTTTACAATACGATCCCGAGCCATGGAAACCTGAACAAAGTTTGCTTATTGGTAAATTAATGGCTTGGGAGCTTAATATTAGCTGGTGGACAGATATTGCATTTTCAAATCTTGTTCAAAGTTTAGGAGAAGAAAAAGTAAAAGAAATTTTACCAGACTATCCGGAGAATGCACCTACGATAATTCCTTCAGCAATTTCCAGTTACTCTAAAATAACTACAGGTTTGATTGATGTTGAAAAATCATTCCGAACATTTATGGGATTCAAGGGGACCCATATTGGATCAAATAATTGGGTTGTGAATGCAACCAAATCTGCAAGTGGAAAACCTATAATTGCCAACGATCCACATTTAGCTTTTCAAGCTCCGGGTAAGTGGTATGCTGCAGTTATAAGGGGAAAGGATTGGAAAACTGAAGGAGTAACATTGCCCGGTATTCCAGCAATAGTAATTGGAAAAAATCAAAATATATCATGGGTGCTTACAAATGTAATGGCTGATGATGCTGATTTCTATAACGAGCATATTGATTCAACAGGTAAGAAATATTTATTTAACGGTAATTGGATGGATCTAAAAACTTTCGATTATAGAATACATGTTAAAGATTCCTCAGTTGTTAAAATAACTGTAAAAGAAACTCATAGAGGACCTATCGTTTCGGATATTCATTTGCTTAATAAAAACTATCCGGTAAAAAACGGCAGCCAGGCTGTAATGAGTATGCGTTGGACAGGTCTTGATATAAGTAATGAGTTACCTGCTTTTTATTCAATCAATAAAGCAAAAAACTGGATTGAGTTTAAGGAAGCATTAAAAAACTTTTCTTCACCTGGACAAAATTTTGTATATGCTGATAAAGAAGGGAATATCGGTTATGTCTGTGCAGCTAAACTTCCTATCCGAAATTCAGTTAGTCCAACTTTTATTTATGATGGTTCAACAGACATTAATGATTGGAAAGGATTTGTTCCATTTGAACAAATGCCAACGCTCTACAATCCACCAGAAAATTTTATTGCTACTGCAAATAATAAAACGGTTAAAAATTTTCCTTATCATATATCCAATCTTTGGGAGCCACCTTCAAGAATTACAAGAATAAATGAGCTGTTAAATTCAAAACCAAAACTATCGATAAATGATTTTAAGAATTTTCAAATGGATTTTATTTCTCCATATGCACGGGAAATTACCCCATTCATCCTTTCCGCATTTCAAGATATAAAAATCACAGATATAAATTTGAATTTAGCTTTAGAGTTGTTAAAGAAATGGAATTTTGCAATGGATGAATTCAGCCAGGTTCCAGCTATATACAATGTTTTCTTTAATTATCTTTTGCAAAATATTTTTGAAGATGAGATGGGGAAGAATCTTTTTCAACAATATATTTTTATAGCGAATGTTCCATACAGAACCGTAGCAAAATTGTTAAAGGAAAATTCTTCTACATGGTTTGATAATACAAAAACTCCAAAAAGCGAAAGTAGAGATGATATTATTCGGAAAAGTTTGGCTGATGCTCTAACATTCTTAGAGCGGAAGTATGGCAGCAATCTGGCAGATTGGCAATGGGGAAATCTTCACCAGGTCGTTCATAAACACATGTTCCATGGAAAAATCTCTGCTCTGGATAATTATATTGATGTTGGTCCGTACAATGTTGGAGGTGATGGAACTACTATTTTCAATACGGAATATTCTTTTAACCAACCATACGAAAATATCCTGGGACCTTCGATGCGTTACTTATTTGATTTTTCTAAGCCCGAAGAATTTCAATTAATTCTTCCCACCGGAGAATCCGGAAATATTTTTTCTAATCATTATAAAGATATGAGCAGAATGTGGCTTACTGGTAAATACATTACAATAAACACCAACGAAGATCATATCAGGAATGCAGGTTACAAACTACTTATTCTAAAATAA